Proteins encoded within one genomic window of Bacteroides sedimenti:
- the rpsT gene encoding 30S ribosomal protein S20 codes for MANHKSSIKRIRQAEKRRLHNRYYGKTMRNAVRKLRSTVDKSEAAAMYPSVTKMIDKLAKTNIIHKNKANNLKSKLAIFINKLA; via the coding sequence ATGGCAAATCACAAATCATCAATCAAGAGAATCAGACAAGCTGAAAAAAGAAGACTTCACAACAGATATTATGGTAAAACCATGAGAAACGCTGTTAGAAAGCTTCGTTCAACTGTTGACAAGTCAGAGGCTGCAGCTATGTACCCAAGCGTAACAAAAATGATCGATAAATTAGCTAAAACTAATATTATCCACAAAAATAAGGCTAACAACCTAAAATCAAAGTTAGCTATTTTTATCAATAAGCTCGCTTAA